Proteins encoded in a region of the Streptomyces sp. NBC_01298 genome:
- a CDS encoding SWIM zinc finger family protein, which yields MTEQGVRWTAEQVLALAPDDASRKAGARLGGAGPWSQTGGSASGAVWGLCKGSGSKPYRTVADLSGPAYKCSCPSRKFPCKHALGLLLLWAAEGLDDAAGTSTGTSTEAPDWADEWLAERAAKAARPAADRSDRAAPADAEGARKRAERRAARIGAGVTELEQRLADLVRGGLAGQERAGYAAWEETAARMVDAQAPGLATRVRELGTIPSCVTGWPARMLEEAALLHLLDRAWLGVSGLPEPLAATVRSRLGLQPRTEGEAVRDHWLVLAQYDTASPDGRLTTRRIWLRGLASGRPALVLDFGPPGRPPGLALPVGLVLEAEARFRPGSAGLRADLGERFGPAAPCRTAPTGVSTTAALEAYGAALREDPWLESWPVVLGPVVPIPGGPQGGRQEGAQDDRDGPQQPNESWQLADAEGTSALPVPLTGAGSRTGTGLWQLAALSGGGPLTVFGECGHRGFTPLTAWQPGSSEPVVLG from the coding sequence ATGACTGAGCAGGGGGTCCGCTGGACGGCGGAACAGGTACTGGCTCTGGCTCCTGACGATGCCTCACGCAAGGCGGGGGCCAGACTCGGCGGCGCGGGGCCGTGGTCACAAACCGGAGGTTCCGCTTCCGGCGCGGTGTGGGGGTTGTGCAAGGGCAGCGGCAGCAAGCCGTACCGGACGGTCGCCGACCTGTCCGGCCCGGCGTACAAGTGCTCTTGCCCGAGCCGGAAGTTCCCGTGCAAGCACGCACTGGGCCTGCTGCTGCTCTGGGCCGCGGAGGGGCTCGACGACGCGGCCGGCACCTCGACCGGAACCTCCACCGAGGCTCCGGACTGGGCCGACGAGTGGCTCGCGGAGCGGGCGGCGAAGGCCGCGCGCCCCGCCGCCGACCGCTCGGACCGGGCCGCTCCGGCCGACGCCGAAGGGGCCCGCAAGCGGGCCGAGCGGCGGGCAGCCCGGATCGGCGCGGGCGTCACCGAGCTGGAGCAGCGGCTCGCCGACCTGGTGCGCGGCGGCCTCGCCGGTCAGGAGCGGGCGGGATACGCGGCCTGGGAGGAGACCGCCGCCCGGATGGTCGACGCCCAGGCACCCGGACTGGCGACGCGGGTGCGGGAGTTGGGGACGATACCCAGTTGCGTCACCGGCTGGCCCGCCCGGATGCTGGAGGAGGCCGCGCTGCTGCACCTGCTGGACCGGGCCTGGCTCGGCGTTTCCGGATTGCCGGAGCCGCTGGCCGCGACGGTCCGCAGCCGCCTGGGACTGCAGCCCCGGACGGAAGGCGAGGCCGTACGGGACCACTGGCTGGTGCTGGCCCAGTACGACACGGCGTCACCGGACGGCCGTCTCACCACCCGCCGGATATGGCTGCGCGGGCTGGCGAGCGGGCGGCCGGCTCTGGTCCTGGACTTCGGCCCGCCCGGGCGACCGCCGGGGCTGGCGCTGCCGGTCGGTTTGGTGCTGGAGGCGGAAGCCCGCTTCCGGCCCGGCTCCGCGGGGCTGCGCGCGGATCTCGGGGAGAGGTTCGGGCCGGCCGCACCGTGCCGGACCGCGCCGACCGGCGTGAGCACGACCGCGGCACTGGAGGCGTACGGCGCGGCACTGCGCGAGGACCCCTGGCTGGAGTCCTGGCCGGTGGTGCTCGGCCCGGTGGTGCCGATACCGGGGGGACCACAAGGGGGACGACAGGAGGGAGCGCAAGACGACCGAGACGGGCCACAACAGCCCAATGAATCATGGCAGTTGGCGGACGCGGAGGGGACATCCGCCCTGCCCGTGCCCCTGACCGGGGCCGGGAGCCGGACCGGGACCGGGCTGTGGCAGCTGGCCGCGCTCTCGGGGGGCGGCCCGTTGACGGTGTTCGGCGAATGCGGACACCGCGGATTCACCCCGCTGACGGCCTGGCAGCCGGGCTCCTCGGAGCCGGTGGTACTGGGCTGA
- a CDS encoding VWA domain-containing protein, producing MAGADVSGGGAERLRRWRMVLGGGEGDGTGCALSGADAGMDAALGALYGAEGGGRKRAGERSAGLGGSAPRVARWLGDIRTYFPTSVVQVMQRDAIQRLGLSALLLEPEMLEAVEPDVHLVGTLLSLNKAMPETTRETARAVVRKVVEQLEKRLASRTRATLTGALDRSARISRPRHADIDWDRTIRANLKNYLPEHRTVVPERLVGYGRAARAVKKEVVLCIDQSGSMAASVVYASVFGAVLASMRSIATRLVVFDTAVVDLTDQLDDPVDVLFGTQLGGGTDINRALAYCQSKITRPADTVVVLISDLYEGGIRDEMLKRVAAMKAAGVEFVTLLALSDEGAPAYDRDHAAALAALGAPAFACTPDLFPEVMAAALEKRPLPVP from the coding sequence ATGGCTGGTGCAGACGTGAGTGGCGGCGGCGCGGAGCGGTTGCGGCGGTGGCGGATGGTGCTCGGTGGGGGAGAGGGGGACGGGACCGGGTGTGCGCTGAGCGGGGCGGATGCCGGGATGGATGCCGCGCTCGGGGCGCTCTACGGGGCTGAGGGCGGCGGCCGCAAGCGGGCGGGGGAGCGGTCGGCCGGGCTCGGGGGGTCCGCGCCCCGGGTGGCGCGCTGGCTCGGGGACATCCGGACCTACTTCCCCACCTCCGTGGTCCAGGTCATGCAGCGGGACGCGATCCAGCGGCTCGGCCTGTCCGCGCTGCTGCTCGAGCCCGAGATGCTGGAGGCGGTGGAGCCGGACGTACACCTCGTCGGCACCCTGCTCTCCCTCAACAAGGCCATGCCCGAGACCACCCGGGAGACCGCCCGCGCCGTCGTCCGCAAGGTGGTGGAGCAGCTGGAGAAGCGGCTCGCCAGCCGGACACGGGCGACCCTGACGGGCGCGCTCGACCGGTCCGCGCGGATCAGCCGGCCGCGGCACGCGGACATCGACTGGGACCGGACCATCCGGGCGAACCTGAAGAACTACCTGCCCGAGCACCGGACCGTCGTTCCCGAGCGGCTCGTCGGGTACGGCCGCGCCGCGCGGGCGGTGAAGAAGGAGGTCGTGCTGTGCATCGACCAGTCGGGTTCGATGGCGGCGTCCGTCGTCTACGCCTCCGTCTTCGGGGCGGTGCTGGCCTCGATGCGGTCGATCGCGACCCGGCTGGTCGTCTTCGACACGGCGGTGGTCGATCTGACCGACCAGCTCGACGATCCCGTCGACGTGCTCTTCGGTACCCAGCTGGGCGGCGGCACCGACATCAACCGCGCGCTCGCCTACTGCCAGTCGAAGATCACCCGCCCCGCCGACACCGTCGTCGTCCTCATCAGTGATCTCTATGAGGGGGGCATCCGCGACGAGATGCTGAAGCGGGTCGCGGCGATGAAGGCGGCGGGGGTGGAGTTCGTGACGCTGCTCGCGCTGTCCGACGAGGGCGCGCCCGCCTACGACCGGGACCACGCCGCCGCCCTCGCCGCGCTCGGCGCCCCGGCCTTCGCCTGCACTCCCGACCTGTTCCCGGAGGTGATGGCCGCGGCGCTGGAGAAGCGGCCCCTGCCCGTCCCGTGA
- a CDS encoding DUF5691 domain-containing protein: MNTTTHTTSESTDTAYADGSWDELVGAALLGTERRRGSPGALLAAAAVQTVRRRAGLRPAEAGPRPEPAPHDPRPEPPEPARRRLAQLLAGRAGAGSGSGRRGAAPDLTELLPQWLAAAGQHGYRAPASLVPALLDVARARSDLRPQALALTGPRGLWLARLNPDWRFALRGGSGGAGELPDAEDAVAVERLWQEGLFAERVALLGLVRAHEAAAGPRLLETTWSTERAEDRLMFLDSLRVGLSAGDEPFLEAALGDRSRNVRATAAELLSALPTSALAGRMAERALACVGPEGVTPPAECDAGMLRDGVVKRPPAGRGERAWWLGQLVESAPLSCWRERFGGLGPAEIVALPVAEGWAEELHAAWCRAAVRQGDPAWSQALLSSASAPPAAGPATASLAERAKLLSILGEEERAAWVAEFIRTHGLSEAFQLLGVCVVPWAGALGRAVIEALDSAREAGGYPWSFSGVMGLAERCLDPAEAGRLDVLAAEPVEEGAAAYWSEAFQRLVATLHLRAALHTELAPAD, translated from the coding sequence GTGAACACGACGACGCACACGACCAGTGAATCGACGGACACGGCCTACGCGGACGGGAGCTGGGACGAGCTGGTGGGCGCGGCGCTGCTGGGTACCGAGCGGCGCCGGGGCAGTCCCGGCGCCCTGCTCGCGGCCGCGGCCGTGCAGACCGTACGGCGCCGGGCCGGGCTGAGACCCGCCGAGGCGGGACCCCGGCCCGAACCCGCGCCGCACGACCCGCGTCCCGAGCCGCCGGAGCCGGCCCGGCGGCGGCTCGCGCAGTTGCTGGCGGGCCGGGCCGGAGCGGGCAGCGGTAGCGGGCGCCGGGGGGCCGCCCCCGACCTGACGGAGCTGCTGCCCCAGTGGCTGGCCGCCGCCGGACAGCACGGCTACCGGGCACCGGCCTCGCTGGTGCCCGCGCTGCTGGACGTGGCCCGGGCCCGTAGCGACCTCCGCCCGCAGGCGCTGGCCCTGACCGGGCCCCGTGGGCTGTGGCTGGCCCGGCTCAATCCGGACTGGCGGTTCGCGCTGCGCGGGGGGTCCGGGGGCGCCGGCGAACTGCCCGACGCCGAGGACGCGGTGGCGGTGGAACGGTTGTGGCAGGAGGGGCTGTTCGCGGAGCGGGTCGCACTGCTCGGTCTCGTACGGGCCCACGAGGCGGCCGCCGGACCGCGGCTGCTGGAGACCACGTGGAGCACCGAACGGGCCGAGGACCGGCTGATGTTCCTCGACTCCTTGCGGGTGGGGCTGTCGGCGGGCGACGAGCCGTTCCTGGAGGCGGCGCTCGGCGACCGCAGCCGCAATGTCCGGGCGACCGCCGCCGAGCTGCTGTCCGCGCTGCCGACCTCGGCGCTGGCCGGCCGGATGGCGGAGCGCGCGCTGGCCTGCGTCGGCCCGGAGGGGGTGACGCCGCCGGCCGAGTGCGATGCGGGGATGCTGCGCGACGGCGTGGTCAAACGGCCGCCGGCCGGTCGCGGGGAGCGGGCCTGGTGGCTGGGGCAACTGGTGGAGTCGGCGCCGCTGTCGTGCTGGCGGGAGCGGTTCGGGGGGCTCGGCCCGGCGGAAATCGTGGCGCTGCCGGTGGCCGAGGGCTGGGCGGAGGAACTCCACGCGGCCTGGTGCCGGGCCGCGGTCCGCCAGGGCGACCCCGCATGGTCCCAGGCCCTGCTCAGCTCGGCCTCCGCACCACCCGCGGCGGGCCCGGCGACGGCGTCGCTGGCGGAACGGGCGAAGCTCCTGTCGATCCTCGGGGAGGAGGAACGAGCCGCCTGGGTAGCGGAGTTCATACGCACACACGGGCTGTCGGAGGCGTTCCAACTGCTCGGGGTGTGCGTGGTGCCGTGGGCGGGGGCGCTGGGGAGAGCGGTGATCGAGGCGCTGGACTCCGCGCGGGAGGCGGGCGGCTACCCGTGGAGCTTCAGCGGGGTGATGGGACTGGCCGAGCGATGCCTTGATCCGGCGGAGGCCGGGCGGCTCGATGTGCTGGCGGCGGAGCCGGTGGAGGAGGGTGCGGCGGCGTACTGGTCGGAAGCCTTCCAGCGCCTGGTCGCCACCCTGCACCTGCGTGCCGCACTCCACACGGAACTAGCCCCAGCCGACTGA
- the sucD gene encoding succinate--CoA ligase subunit alpha, producing MAIFLNKDSKVIVQGMTGATGMKHTKLMLADGTNIVGGVNPRKAGTTVDFDGTEVPVFGSVAEAMEKTGANVSVLFVPPAFAKSAVVEAIDAEIPLAVVITEGIAVHDSAAFWSYASSKGNKTRIIGPNCPGLITPGQSNAGIIPGDITKPGRIGLVSKSGTLTYQMMYELRDIGFSSAVGIGGDPVIGTTHIDALEAFEADPDTDLIVMIGEIGGDAEERAADFIAKNVTKPVVGYVAGFTAPEGKTMGHAGAIVSGSSGTAQAKKEALEAAGVKVGKTPTETAKLAREILNAAQK from the coding sequence ATGGCTATCTTCCTCAACAAGGACAGCAAGGTCATCGTCCAGGGCATGACCGGTGCCACGGGCATGAAGCACACCAAGCTGATGCTGGCTGACGGCACCAACATCGTCGGCGGCGTGAACCCGCGCAAGGCCGGCACGACCGTCGACTTCGACGGCACCGAGGTCCCGGTCTTCGGCTCCGTCGCCGAGGCGATGGAGAAGACGGGCGCCAACGTCTCCGTCCTCTTCGTCCCGCCGGCGTTCGCCAAGTCCGCCGTGGTCGAGGCGATCGACGCCGAGATCCCGCTGGCCGTCGTCATCACCGAGGGCATCGCGGTGCACGACTCCGCCGCCTTCTGGTCGTACGCCTCCAGCAAGGGCAACAAGACGCGGATCATCGGCCCGAACTGCCCGGGTCTGATCACCCCCGGCCAGTCCAACGCCGGCATCATCCCGGGCGACATCACCAAGCCCGGCCGCATCGGTCTCGTGTCCAAGTCGGGCACGCTGACCTACCAGATGATGTACGAGCTCCGTGACATCGGCTTCTCCTCCGCCGTCGGCATCGGTGGCGACCCGGTCATCGGCACCACGCACATCGACGCCCTGGAGGCGTTCGAGGCGGACCCCGACACCGACCTGATCGTCATGATCGGCGAGATCGGCGGCGACGCCGAGGAGCGTGCGGCGGACTTCATCGCGAAGAACGTCACCAAGCCGGTCGTCGGCTACGTCGCGGGCTTCACCGCCCCCGAGGGCAAGACCATGGGTCACGCCGGTGCGATCGTCTCCGGCTCTTCTGGCACCGCACAGGCCAAGAAGGAAGCCCTGGAGGCCGCGGGCGTGAAGGTCGGCAAGACGCCGACCGAGACCGCGAAGCTGGCGCGCGAGATCCTGAACGCCGCGCAGAAGTAG
- a CDS encoding cobalamin B12-binding domain-containing protein: protein MGVTGPIRVVVAKPGLDGHDRGAKVIARALRDAGMEVIYTGLHQTPEQIVDTAIQEDADAIGLSILSGAHNTLFARVLELLAERDAEDIKVFGGGIIPEADIAPLKEKGVAEIFTPGATTTAIVEWVRAHVRQPV from the coding sequence ATGGGTGTGACCGGTCCGATCCGTGTGGTGGTGGCCAAGCCGGGCCTCGACGGCCACGACCGAGGCGCCAAGGTGATCGCGCGGGCCCTGCGGGACGCGGGCATGGAGGTCATCTACACCGGCCTCCACCAGACCCCCGAACAGATCGTCGACACGGCGATCCAGGAGGACGCCGACGCGATCGGTCTGTCGATCCTGTCGGGCGCGCACAACACGCTGTTCGCGCGCGTGCTGGAACTCCTCGCGGAGCGCGACGCGGAGGACATCAAGGTGTTCGGCGGCGGGATCATTCCGGAGGCGGACATCGCTCCGCTGAAGGAGAAGGGCGTGGCCGAGATCTTCACTCCGGGGGCGACGACCACGGCCATCGTGGAGTGGGTGCGGGCGCACGTCCGCCAGCCGGTGTAG
- a CDS encoding ATP-binding protein, whose amino-acid sequence MATTGNETTAEALRPHAEDAFAHELKALEAADDRPRPARWKLSPWAVATYLQGGTLEDGTVITPKYVGPRRIVEVAVSTLATDRALLLLGVPGTAKTWVSEHLAAAVSGDSTLLVQGTAGTPEEAIRYGWNYARLLAHGPSREALVPSPVMRAMAEGMTARVEELTRIPADVQDTLITVLSEKTLPIPELGQEVQAVRGFNLIATANDRDRGVNELSSALRRRFNTVVLPLPATADAEVDIVARRVDQMGRALDLPAAPEGLEEIRRVVTVFRELRGGVTVDGRTKVKSPSGTLSTAEAISVVTGGLALAAHFGDGVLRPSDVAAGILGAVVRDPAADQVVWQEYLEAVVRERDGWKDFYRACREVTA is encoded by the coding sequence ATGGCCACGACCGGGAACGAGACCACCGCAGAGGCGCTGCGACCGCACGCCGAAGACGCCTTCGCACACGAACTGAAAGCCCTGGAGGCCGCCGACGACCGGCCCCGCCCGGCCCGCTGGAAACTCTCCCCGTGGGCCGTGGCGACGTACCTGCAGGGCGGCACGCTCGAAGACGGCACCGTCATCACGCCCAAGTACGTCGGCCCGCGCCGGATCGTCGAAGTCGCCGTCAGCACCCTCGCCACCGACCGCGCGCTGCTGCTCCTCGGAGTGCCCGGCACCGCCAAGACCTGGGTGTCCGAGCACCTTGCCGCGGCCGTCAGCGGAGACTCCACCCTCCTCGTCCAGGGCACCGCCGGCACCCCGGAGGAGGCCATCCGCTACGGCTGGAACTACGCCCGCCTCCTCGCCCACGGCCCGAGCCGCGAAGCACTCGTACCGAGCCCGGTCATGCGGGCCATGGCCGAGGGCATGACCGCCCGCGTCGAGGAGCTCACCCGGATCCCCGCCGACGTCCAGGACACCCTCATCACCGTCCTGTCCGAGAAGACGCTCCCGATACCGGAGCTTGGCCAGGAGGTGCAGGCCGTGCGCGGCTTCAACCTCATCGCCACCGCCAACGACCGAGACCGCGGGGTCAACGAGCTCTCCAGCGCGCTGCGCCGGCGCTTCAACACCGTCGTCCTGCCGCTGCCCGCCACCGCCGACGCCGAGGTCGACATCGTCGCCCGCCGCGTCGACCAGATGGGCCGCGCCCTCGACCTGCCCGCCGCCCCGGAAGGGCTGGAGGAGATCCGGCGCGTGGTCACCGTCTTCCGCGAGCTGCGCGGCGGAGTCACCGTCGACGGGCGCACGAAGGTCAAGTCGCCCAGCGGCACCCTGTCCACCGCCGAGGCCATCTCCGTGGTCACGGGCGGCCTGGCCCTGGCGGCCCACTTCGGGGACGGCGTCCTGCGTCCCTCCGACGTGGCCGCGGGGATCCTCGGGGCCGTCGTCCGGGACCCGGCCGCCGACCAGGTCGTCTGGCAGGAGTACCTGGAGGCCGTGGTCCGCGAGCGCGACGGCTGGAAGGACTTCTACCGGGCCTGCCGGGAGGTGACGGCGTGA
- the sucC gene encoding ADP-forming succinate--CoA ligase subunit beta produces the protein MDLFEYQARDLFAKHGVPVLAGEVIDTPEAAREATERMGGKSVVKAQVKVGGRGKAGGVKLAATPDEAVARATDILGMDIKGHTVHKVMIAETAPEILEEYYVSYLLDRTNRTFLAMASVAGGMDIEQVAEETPEKLAKVPVNANEGVTIEKAREIVALAQFPAEVAEKVAEVLVTLWATFIAEDALLVEVNPLAKVANGDVIALDGKVSLDENAEFRQPGHEEFVDHAAANPLEAAAKAKNLNYVKLDGEVGIIGNGAGLVMSTLDVVAYAGEAYKSVNGGGVKPANFLDIGGGASAAVMANGLEIILGDPDVKSVFVNVFGGITACDEVANGIVQALALLEEKGEAVTKPLVVRLDGNNAELGRKILSDANHPLVQRVDTMDGAADKAAELAAAK, from the coding sequence GTGGACCTGTTCGAGTACCAGGCGAGGGACCTCTTCGCCAAGCACGGTGTACCGGTGCTGGCCGGTGAAGTCATCGACACGCCTGAGGCAGCCCGCGAGGCCACCGAGCGCATGGGTGGCAAGTCGGTCGTCAAGGCTCAGGTGAAGGTCGGCGGCCGAGGCAAGGCCGGCGGCGTGAAGCTCGCCGCCACCCCGGACGAGGCCGTCGCCCGTGCGACGGACATCCTCGGGATGGACATCAAGGGCCACACGGTCCACAAGGTGATGATCGCCGAGACCGCTCCGGAGATCCTGGAGGAGTACTACGTCTCGTACCTCCTCGACCGCACCAACCGCACCTTCCTGGCCATGGCCTCGGTCGCGGGCGGCATGGACATCGAGCAGGTCGCCGAGGAGACCCCGGAGAAGCTCGCCAAGGTCCCGGTGAACGCCAACGAGGGCGTGACCATCGAGAAGGCCCGCGAGATCGTCGCGCTGGCGCAGTTCCCGGCCGAGGTCGCCGAGAAGGTCGCCGAGGTCCTCGTGACCCTGTGGGCGACCTTCATCGCCGAGGACGCGCTCCTCGTCGAGGTCAACCCGCTCGCGAAGGTCGCCAACGGCGACGTCATCGCGCTCGACGGCAAGGTCTCGCTCGACGAGAACGCCGAGTTCCGCCAGCCGGGCCACGAGGAGTTCGTGGACCACGCTGCCGCGAACCCGCTCGAGGCCGCCGCCAAGGCGAAGAACCTCAACTACGTGAAGCTCGACGGCGAGGTCGGCATCATCGGCAACGGCGCGGGTCTCGTCATGAGCACCCTCGACGTCGTCGCCTACGCCGGCGAGGCGTACAAGTCGGTGAATGGCGGCGGCGTCAAGCCCGCCAACTTCCTGGACATCGGCGGTGGCGCCTCCGCCGCCGTCATGGCCAACGGTCTCGAGATCATCCTCGGCGACCCGGACGTCAAGTCCGTGTTCGTCAACGTCTTCGGTGGCATCACCGCGTGTGACGAGGTCGCCAACGGCATCGTCCAGGCGCTGGCCCTGCTGGAGGAGAAGGGCGAGGCGGTCACCAAGCCGCTCGTCGTCCGTCTCGACGGCAACAACGCCGAGCTGGGTCGCAAGATCCTCTCGGACGCCAACCACCCGCTGGTTCAGCGCGTGGACACCATGGACGGCGCGGCCGACAAGGCCGCCGAGCTCGCGGCTGCGAAGTAA
- a CDS encoding DUF5682 family protein, with product MSGGTAGPLLLGVRHHGPGSARAVRAALDAARPAAVLIEGPPEGDALLPLAADPGMRPPVALLAHAADDPGRAAFWPLADFSPEWAAIRWAQEREVPVRFIDLPAAHSLAVPEDGETVEGGGAGGDPDGEGPGEGYGAAPGSVRLDPLGVLAETAGYEDPERWWEDVVEHRGGAGPAADPLGVFEALGEAMGALREEYGAGGHHRDLVREAYMRQRMRAARREFGEDYAVVCGAWHVPALRAKTTAAADKALLTGLPRVKVETTWVPWTHRRLARAGGYGAGITSPGWYAHLFAARDRPVERWLTKVAGLLREEDRHVSPAHVIEAVRLADTLAAMRGRPVPGLTETLEAVRSVMCDGSDIPLALIEDRLVVGDVLGEVPDTAPVVPLQRDLTRQQRSLRIKPEAQDRELELDLRKDTDAAKSLLLHRLRLLGIDWGVPTASRGSTGTFRETWRLRWEPELAVRVAEAGIWGTTVLGAATARAEADAAGAGELGEVTALAERCLLAGLSGALPAVLRALADRAALDTDVAGLAKALPALARSLRYGDVRGTDAAALGTVAAGLAERICVALPPACAAGLDADAAQELRGHVDGVHGAIGLLEAVDADGLRERWAAVLRTLAGRDTVPGLIRGRAARLLLDDGRLPPEETARLMGLSLSPACAPADAAGWIEGFAGGGSGGGTLLVHDERLLGLIDGWLVSVPERAFVDVLPLLRRTFGGYEAGVRRSLGELVRRGPGGGPAGARAGAAPAGFGSELDPVRADAVVDLVHLLLAGPGG from the coding sequence GTGAGTGGGGGGACGGCGGGTCCGCTGTTGCTGGGCGTACGGCACCACGGACCCGGCTCGGCCCGTGCCGTGCGGGCCGCCCTGGACGCGGCCCGGCCCGCGGCGGTGCTGATCGAGGGCCCGCCGGAGGGGGACGCCCTGCTCCCGCTGGCCGCGGACCCGGGGATGCGGCCGCCCGTCGCGCTCCTCGCCCACGCGGCCGACGATCCCGGCCGGGCCGCGTTCTGGCCGCTGGCCGACTTCTCCCCGGAGTGGGCCGCCATCCGGTGGGCGCAGGAGCGGGAGGTGCCGGTCCGGTTCATCGACCTCCCGGCCGCGCACTCCCTGGCCGTACCGGAGGACGGGGAGACAGTCGAGGGCGGGGGAGCGGGAGGGGACCCGGACGGGGAGGGGCCCGGAGAGGGGTACGGGGCGGCGCCCGGGTCCGTACGGCTGGACCCGCTGGGCGTGCTGGCGGAGACCGCCGGGTACGAGGACCCCGAGCGGTGGTGGGAGGACGTGGTCGAGCACCGCGGCGGGGCCGGGCCGGCGGCCGACCCGCTGGGCGTGTTCGAGGCTCTGGGGGAGGCCATGGGCGCCCTGCGCGAGGAGTACGGGGCGGGCGGCCACCACCGGGACCTGGTGCGCGAGGCGTACATGCGGCAGCGGATGCGGGCCGCGCGCCGGGAGTTCGGCGAGGACTACGCCGTGGTCTGCGGGGCCTGGCACGTCCCGGCCCTGCGGGCGAAGACCACCGCGGCCGCGGACAAGGCCCTCCTCACCGGGCTGCCCAGGGTCAAGGTGGAGACCACCTGGGTGCCCTGGACCCACCGGCGCCTCGCCCGGGCCGGGGGGTACGGCGCGGGCATCACCTCGCCCGGCTGGTACGCACACCTCTTCGCGGCCCGGGACCGGCCCGTCGAGCGCTGGCTGACCAAGGTCGCGGGCCTGCTCCGCGAGGAGGACCGGCACGTGTCCCCGGCCCACGTCATCGAGGCGGTCCGGCTCGCCGACACCCTCGCCGCCATGCGGGGCCGGCCGGTGCCGGGGCTCACGGAGACCCTGGAAGCGGTCCGGTCCGTGATGTGCGACGGCTCCGACATACCGCTCGCGCTGATCGAGGACCGGCTCGTCGTCGGCGACGTGCTCGGCGAAGTCCCCGACACGGCGCCCGTCGTACCGCTCCAGCGCGACCTGACCCGACAGCAGCGCTCGCTGCGGATCAAGCCCGAGGCGCAGGACCGGGAGCTGGAGCTCGACCTGCGCAAGGACACCGACGCGGCCAAGTCCCTGCTGCTGCACCGGCTGCGGCTGCTCGGCATCGACTGGGGCGTCCCGACGGCCTCCCGGGGGAGCACCGGCACCTTCCGCGAGACCTGGCGCCTGCGCTGGGAACCGGAGCTCGCGGTACGGGTCGCCGAAGCCGGCATCTGGGGGACCACCGTCCTCGGGGCGGCCACCGCCAGGGCCGAGGCCGACGCGGCGGGCGCCGGGGAGCTGGGCGAGGTCACCGCCCTGGCGGAGCGGTGCCTGCTGGCCGGGCTCTCCGGGGCGCTGCCCGCCGTCCTGCGGGCCCTCGCCGACCGGGCCGCGCTGGACACCGATGTGGCGGGACTGGCCAAGGCCCTGCCCGCGCTGGCGCGCTCGCTGCGCTATGGGGACGTACGGGGCACCGACGCGGCGGCGCTGGGGACGGTGGCGGCCGGGCTCGCGGAGCGGATATGCGTGGCCCTGCCGCCGGCCTGCGCGGCGGGGCTGGACGCCGACGCGGCGCAGGAGCTGCGCGGGCACGTGGACGGCGTGCACGGCGCGATCGGGCTGCTGGAGGCGGTCGACGCGGACGGGCTGCGGGAGCGCTGGGCGGCGGTGCTGCGGACGCTGGCCGGGCGGGACACCGTTCCGGGGCTGATACGCGGGCGGGCGGCGCGGCTGCTGCTCGACGACGGGCGGCTGCCGCCGGAGGAGACCGCGCGGCTGATGGGGCTCTCGCTGTCCCCGGCGTGCGCGCCGGCCGACGCGGCGGGCTGGATCGAGGGGTTCGCGGGCGGGGGCTCGGGCGGCGGCACGCTGCTCGTGCACGACGAGCGGCTGCTGGGGCTGATCGACGGCTGGCTGGTGTCGGTGCCGGAGCGGGCGTTCGTCGATGTGCTGCCGTTGCTGCGGAGGACCTTCGGCGGGTACGAGGCGGGGGTGCGGCGGAGTCTGGGGGAGCTGGTGCGGCGGGGGCCGGGCGGGGGCCCGGCCGGGGCGAGGGCCGGGGCGGCGCCGGCCGGCTTCGGTTCCGAGCTGGACCCGGTCCGGGCGGACGCGGTGGTGGACCTGGTCCACCTGTTGCTGGCGGGTCCGGGGGGCTGA